The following are encoded in a window of Methylicorpusculum oleiharenae genomic DNA:
- the pyrE gene encoding orotate phosphoribosyltransferase: MLAFQKDFIHYTLDCGVLKFGEFQLKSGRTSPFFFNTGLFKTGAQLGKLGEFYAYALIESKLPVDVLFGPAYKGIPLVCATAIAYARLTGQDIPFAFNRKEAKDHGEGGTLVGAELAGNILILDDVITAGTSVRESVAIIRSANAKPAGVLIALDRQEKGENQLSATQEVSTAYEMPVFSIISLEHIIEYLTEKPEANPYLLNINAYREKYGVTNSHAE, from the coding sequence ATGCTAGCTTTTCAAAAAGACTTTATTCACTACACATTGGACTGCGGCGTACTGAAGTTTGGTGAATTCCAGCTCAAGTCCGGCCGTACCAGCCCCTTTTTTTTCAATACCGGTTTATTTAAAACCGGCGCGCAATTGGGCAAATTGGGCGAATTTTATGCGTATGCGCTCATTGAATCCAAATTGCCTGTCGACGTCCTGTTCGGCCCCGCTTACAAGGGCATCCCGCTGGTTTGCGCCACGGCAATCGCTTATGCGCGGCTGACTGGACAAGATATTCCGTTTGCGTTTAACCGGAAAGAAGCGAAAGACCATGGAGAAGGCGGCACTCTCGTAGGTGCGGAATTGGCAGGTAATATTCTGATACTGGATGATGTGATCACCGCAGGAACCTCTGTCAGAGAGTCTGTCGCTATCATCAGATCGGCGAATGCCAAACCAGCCGGTGTGCTGATAGCGCTGGATCGCCAGGAAAAAGGCGAAAACCAATTATCGGCAACTCAAGAAGTCAGTACCGCTTACGAAATGCCTGTATTTTCTATTATCAGTCTTGAGCACATTATCGAATATCTGACTGAAAAGCCTGAAGCCAACCCCTATTTACTCAACATTAATGCCTACAGGGAAAAGTACGGTGTCACAAATTCTCATGCCGAGTGA
- the hemW gene encoding radical SAM family heme chaperone HemW produces MIPLSLYIHIPWCIRKCPYCDFNSHAVKGELPEQHYVALLLSDLEHDLQHFAITRPINSIFIGGGTPSLFSPEALNSLLEGIKQKVGFSDNLEITLEANPGTFELDKFAEFRALGINRLSIGVQSFNDTLLQKLGRVHSSKEAIRAAETAHRVGFDNFNLDLMFGLPATDNHSSRTDVEMAIKLNPTHISFYQLTLEPNTLFHKFPPQLPDDEHIYKEQQACQRLLADHQYGQYEISAYSKPDFECRHNLNYWQFGDYLGIGAGAHGKLSTHLPKGIFRTTKPKSPEIYQAQTHRQPGIAIETDALALEFLMNQLRLKKGFTLSQYERMTGLSAESLQPALGECINLGLIRQEEWVFKCSEKGWNFLDSVLERFIR; encoded by the coding sequence TTGATCCCGCTTAGCCTTTATATCCATATTCCCTGGTGCATCAGAAAATGTCCTTACTGCGATTTTAATTCCCATGCAGTCAAGGGCGAACTTCCGGAACAGCACTATGTCGCCTTGTTATTAAGCGATCTGGAACATGATCTTCAGCATTTTGCGATAACCCGGCCGATCAACAGTATTTTTATTGGCGGTGGCACACCGAGTCTGTTTTCGCCGGAAGCGCTCAATAGTTTGCTGGAAGGCATTAAACAGAAAGTTGGCTTTTCGGATAATCTGGAAATTACGCTGGAAGCCAATCCCGGCACATTTGAGCTGGATAAGTTTGCAGAGTTTAGAGCACTGGGGATCAACCGCTTGTCAATCGGTGTTCAGAGTTTTAATGACACTTTGTTGCAAAAACTCGGCCGGGTACATTCGTCGAAAGAGGCGATTCGTGCGGCTGAAACCGCGCATCGGGTAGGATTTGACAATTTTAACCTGGACTTGATGTTTGGACTGCCCGCTACGGACAATCACAGCAGCCGGACAGACGTTGAAATGGCGATCAAACTGAACCCAACACATATTTCGTTTTACCAGCTTACGCTGGAACCCAATACATTGTTTCACAAGTTTCCACCGCAATTGCCTGATGATGAACATATCTATAAGGAACAGCAGGCCTGTCAACGGCTATTGGCGGACCACCAATACGGCCAATATGAAATTTCGGCTTACAGTAAGCCTGATTTCGAGTGCCGCCATAATCTTAATTATTGGCAATTTGGCGATTATCTGGGTATCGGCGCGGGTGCGCATGGAAAACTAAGCACTCATCTACCAAAGGGCATATTCCGCACCACCAAGCCCAAAAGTCCTGAAATTTATCAAGCCCAAACGCATCGTCAACCAGGCATCGCGATTGAAACCGATGCATTGGCATTGGAATTTTTGATGAACCAGCTCCGGCTTAAAAAAGGATTTACGCTGAGCCAATATGAACGCATGACAGGATTAAGCGCCGAATCGTTGCAACCTGCATTAGGCGAGTGCATCAATCTGGGTTTGATCCGTCAGGAAGAGTGGGTTTTCAAATGCAGCGAAAAAGGCTGGAATTTTCTGGACTCGGTGCTCGAAAGGTTCATTCGTTAG
- a CDS encoding DUF1826 domain-containing protein, translating to MSANPQTIFKPAYSEAIISDDLADLTLIYQDSVNICQINRAIDSGIEAFIGELLQSAVDIGVIENLPVNTFDFSRLIPAARHIEGYAAFCHDIAHLTTLFCDLFDLKRVGLRLRTLDRPMCPKFHVDAVPCRLVSTYGGIGTEWLEDKEVKRIKPVLVRHDSKDDPSGTVRDSSFIHTMPAFSVGLLKGSNWTGNELHGAVHRSPKLSADLPRRLLLTLDFA from the coding sequence ATGTCCGCAAATCCCCAAACTATTTTTAAACCGGCCTATTCCGAAGCGATAATTTCGGATGATTTAGCCGATCTGACGCTCATTTATCAAGACAGTGTCAATATTTGCCAGATCAATCGAGCAATAGATTCCGGTATCGAAGCCTTTATTGGCGAGTTGCTGCAAAGCGCTGTCGATATCGGCGTTATCGAGAATTTACCGGTCAATACGTTTGATTTTTCCAGGCTTATACCAGCGGCGAGACACATCGAAGGCTATGCCGCTTTTTGTCATGACATTGCTCACCTGACCACCTTGTTTTGCGATTTGTTTGACCTTAAACGGGTAGGGTTACGACTGCGTACCCTGGATCGCCCGATGTGCCCCAAGTTTCATGTCGATGCGGTCCCGTGCCGCCTGGTTTCGACTTACGGTGGCATTGGCACAGAATGGCTTGAAGATAAAGAAGTTAAGCGCATAAAACCGGTTCTTGTCAGGCATGATTCCAAGGATGACCCGTCAGGAACTGTTCGCGATTCAAGCTTTATTCATACCATGCCGGCCTTTTCGGTCGGTCTTCTGAAAGGCAGCAATTGGACAGGTAACGAACTGCACGGTGCCGTGCATCGTTCGCCAAAACTCAGTGCCGATCTGCCAAGGCGGTTATTGCTCACCCTGGATTTTGCCTAA
- the zigA gene encoding zinc metallochaperone GTPase ZigA — protein MLKDFPRKLPVTVLSGFLGAGKTTLLNSILNNRENLKIAVIVNDMSEVNIDAALVKNELSLSRSEEKLIEMSNGCICCTLREDLLVEVGKLAKEGRFDYLLIESTGIAEPMPIAETFTFRDEHGVSLSDIAQLDTMVTVVDAVNFMRDYMEAQSLKEINAELGEDDERNIADLLVDQIEFSNVILISKIDLVSTDEIANMTAILRQLNRDAEIIPMVMGQAPLAKLLNTEKFDFDKAAQAPGWLQEMRGEHQPETEEYGIASFVYSARRPFHPGRFYDYLHEGDWDNGTLLRSKGFFWLASRPEWVGTWSQAGGMMQHGCAGRWWASVPESEWPEEHIADIKANWQTQFGDCRQELVFIGQNVNADQTRQELDRCLLSDEELDLGPEAWRHFQDDFPQWLEPASAEME, from the coding sequence ATGCTTAAAGATTTTCCACGCAAACTCCCCGTCACAGTTCTGTCCGGCTTTTTAGGCGCGGGAAAAACCACGCTGCTGAACAGCATCCTGAACAACCGGGAAAACTTGAAGATTGCCGTAATAGTTAATGATATGAGTGAAGTCAATATCGATGCGGCTCTTGTTAAAAACGAATTATCGCTGAGCCGCTCCGAAGAAAAACTGATTGAGATGAGCAACGGTTGTATCTGCTGCACATTGCGCGAAGACTTACTGGTAGAAGTCGGAAAATTGGCTAAAGAAGGCCGTTTTGATTATTTACTCATCGAGTCTACCGGGATCGCTGAGCCAATGCCGATCGCTGAAACGTTTACTTTCAGAGACGAACATGGCGTTAGTTTATCGGATATTGCTCAATTGGACACAATGGTGACGGTCGTTGATGCCGTCAATTTCATGCGTGATTACATGGAAGCGCAATCGCTAAAAGAAATCAATGCAGAATTAGGCGAAGATGACGAGCGCAATATTGCCGATCTTCTGGTCGATCAAATCGAATTCAGCAACGTTATTTTGATTTCCAAAATCGATTTGGTCAGTACCGATGAGATAGCCAATATGACAGCAATACTGCGGCAGCTAAACCGGGATGCAGAGATCATTCCCATGGTCATGGGACAGGCGCCGCTCGCTAAACTGTTAAACACAGAAAAATTCGACTTTGACAAAGCCGCGCAAGCGCCGGGCTGGTTACAAGAAATGCGTGGCGAGCATCAGCCCGAAACCGAAGAGTACGGCATTGCCAGTTTTGTTTATAGTGCTCGCCGCCCTTTTCATCCGGGCCGGTTTTATGACTATTTGCATGAGGGCGATTGGGATAACGGCACCTTGCTGCGCTCCAAAGGGTTTTTCTGGCTGGCATCCCGGCCCGAATGGGTAGGCACCTGGTCACAAGCCGGCGGCATGATGCAGCATGGCTGTGCCGGACGCTGGTGGGCTTCAGTGCCTGAGTCCGAATGGCCGGAAGAACATATTGCCGATATCAAAGCCAACTGGCAGACGCAGTTTGGTGATTGTCGCCAGGAACTGGTTTTTATTGGTCAAAATGTCAATGCCGATCAAACCCGTCAAGAGCTGGATAGGTGTCTTTTGTCCGATGAAGAATTAGATCTGGGGCCTGAAGCCTGGCGGCATTTCCAGGATGATTTTCCACAGTGGCTTGAACCGGCTTCGGCTGAGATGGAATAA